Proteins from a genomic interval of Coccinella septempunctata chromosome 2, icCocSept1.1, whole genome shotgun sequence:
- the LOC123306927 gene encoding uncharacterized protein LOC123306927 → MPDVVWPLSSKIYNSASAVFTDMIRDSDLTQLVDFPTRFRGTQSPSLLDLILVNDTDIVSNIEQHPPFGKSDHVVIRSTLLLKFPSANNIATKSIKITDYEKLVSLTEGVDWVSLLQPAADVEVMWNSFAETLLGLYDCCTVTKDVSFIPTKPWINAEILRQIRHKRSIWRRYVRGRKRRDYDAHRAFSSYLSATIKNAKREYELKIARSKDRKKFFKYVRSTLNSKVDTPLVYDQNNKLCSGPEESANVLADSFAASFTHETGQLPRMINPRLSAELSDVIFSPSIVETHLSALKVDSSPGSDGISSRLLKECAHSISLPLSLIFARSFATSSLPSDWKSARVTPIFKKGNKRCAANYRPISLVPIVAKVCERVIHGQVLQFALGHNLIPRCQHGFLPGRSVITNLLDCVDAWSMSLDRDDTKLFGNPTSAGIIQDDLDSISRWCQDWQLPLNSDKCVVLHMGARNPRYQYLLNGIPIPVSSSHSDLGVIVTDTLSWSEHISQTVSRAKRSLFLLQKSFDLISGIKLRNGGDLIAAVVDTVRSYPANQVAIGYDTVLGK, encoded by the exons ATGCCGGATGTAGTTTGGCCCTTATCATCAAAAATCTATAACAGTGCATCAGCTGTTTTTACGGACATGATCCGTGATAGTGATCTCACACAATTGGTCGACTTTCCAACTCGTTTCAGAGGTACACAGTCTCCTTCCCTCCTGGATTTGATTCTCGTTAATGATACCGACATTGTGTCCAACATCGAACAGCATCCCCCATTCGGGAAATCCGACCATGTTGTGATTCGGTCAACTTTACTACTTAAATTTCCTTCCGCAAATAATATAGCTACCAAGTCAATCAAGATCACTGACTACGAAAAACTTGTCAGTTTGACCGAAGGAGTTGACTGGGTGAGTTTGCTGCAACCTGCTGCTGATGTGGAGGTGATGTGGAACTCTTTTGCTGAGACTTTACTGGGTTTGTATGACTGCTGCACCGTCACGAAGGATGTTTCTTTCATTCCAACTAAACCTTGGATCAATGCCGAAATCCTCAGGCAGATTCGTCATAAGAGGTCAATCTGGCGGAGGTATGTTCGTGGCAGAAAACGAAGGGATTATGATGCTCACCGAGCATTTTCTAGTTACCTATCAGCCACAATAAAAAATGCCAAAAGGGAGTACGAACTTAAAATAGCAAGATCTAAAGACCGCaagaaattttttaaatatgtcAGATCAACTTTGAACTCTAAAGTGGATACTCCATTGGTCTACGACCAGAACAACAAACTGTGTTCAGGTCCGGAAGAGTCTGCTAACGTTTTAGCTGATTCCTTTGCGGCATCTTTCACGCATGAAACTGGCCAACTACCTAGGATGATTAATCCTCGCTTATCCGCTGAACTTAGTGATGTAATTTTCTCTCCATCCATCGTGGAGACCCATTTGTCTGCTCTCAAAGTTGACTCCTCACCTGGTTCCGATGGAATCTCATCCAGACTTCTGAAAGAGTGTGCCCACTCCATTTCGCTGCCTCTTTCTCTTATATTTGCCCGCTCATTTGCGACTTCATCGCTGCCGTCTGACTGGAAAAGTGCACGTGTGACACCTATTTTCAAGAAGGGAAACAAGCGTTGTGCCGCTAACTACCGTCCTATCAGCCTGGTACCAATTGTTGCGAAGGTTTGCGAAAGAGTTATCCATGGACAGGTGCTGCAGTTTGCGCTGGGCCATAACCTTATCCCCCGATGCCAACATGGTTTTCTGCCGGGTCGCTCGGTGATCACTAATCTGCTCGACTGTGTTGATGCCTGGTCGATGTCCCTCGACAGGG ATGACACCAAATTATTTGGTAATCCCACTAGTGCCGGCATTATTCAGGACGATCTTGACTCTATCTCGAGGTGGTGCCAGGACTGGCAGCTGCCGCTCAACAGTGATAAGTGTGTGGTTCTTCACATGGGTGCTCGGAATCCGCGATATCAATACTTACTTAATGGTATCCCCATTCCTGTTTCAAGCAGCCATAGTGATCTTGGTGTAATAGTGACGGATACTTTGAGTTGGTCTGAGCACATCTCTCAGACTGTAAGCAGGGCCAAAAGATCCTTGTTTCTGCTGCAGAAGTCATTTG